In Zonotrichia albicollis isolate bZonAlb1 chromosome 3, bZonAlb1.hap1, whole genome shotgun sequence, a single window of DNA contains:
- the TMEM181 gene encoding transmembrane protein 181 isoform X3 has product MEPLAPMRLYTLSKRHFVLVFVVFFICFGLTVFIGIAGPNVIETSVARTDLNNSLKLKPFNLSSPPLSTYNQQLWLTCVVELDQHDVSLKKNVTMTVRVLGVVKDGSTPFVNNQVHNRTRLLSCAQKCSEIIVAHLGYLNYTQYNIFVIFEDRNKLASTIQNITFTWKTYNPTFSQVEIWFRFVFVVLTFMVTCLFAHSLRKFSMRDWGIEQKWMSILLPLLLLYNDPFFPLSFLVNSWFPGMLDDLFQSLFLCALLLFWLCVYHGIRVQGERKCLTFYLPKFFIVGLLWLASVTLGIWQTVNEVHDPTYQYRVDTGNFQGMKIFFLVVATTYILYLLFLIVRACSELRNMPYVDLRLKFLTALTFVVLVISIVILYLRFGAQVLQDNFVAELSTHYQNSAEFLSFYGLLNFYLYTLAFVYSPSKNALYESQLKDNPAFSMLNDSDDDVIYGSDYEEMPLQNGQAIRAKYKEESDSD; this is encoded by the exons GCTGGCCCCGATGCGATTGTATACGCTGTCCAAAAGGCATTTTGTTCTGGTCTTTGTAGTAttctttatttgttttggtCTGACAGTCTTCATAGGAATAGCAG GTCCTAACGTAATTGAAACTTCTGTAGCAAGAACTGACTTAAATAACAGCTTAAAG CTGAAGCCATTTAATTTAAGTTCGCCACCACTGTCAACTTAcaaccagcagctgtggctgaccTGTGTGGTTGAGTTGGATCAGCACGATG TATCCCTCAAGAAGAATGTGACTATGACAGTCAGAGTGCTGGGAGTGGTGAAGGATGGAAGCACACCATTCGTTAACAACCAAGTTCACAATCGGACGAGGTTACTCAGTTGTGCACAA AAATGCAGTGAAATCATTGTTGCTCACCTGGGCTACCTGAACTACACTCAGTACAACATATTTGTTATCTTTGAAGATCGGAACAAGTTAGCATCCACCATCCAGAATATTACTTTCACA TGGAAGACCTACAATCCAACCTTTTCACAAGTGGAGATATGGTTCCGATTTGTCTTTGTAGTTCTTACTTTTATGGTCACG TGTCTGTTTGCACATTCCCTGCGGAAATTCTCCATGAGAGACTGGGGTATTGAACAGAAATGGATGTCCATCCTACTGCCTCTCTTGCTACTTTACAATG atccatttttccccctttcttttctGGTGAACAGCTGGTTTCCTGGAATGCTGGATGATCTATTCCAGTCACTGTTTCTGTGTGCATTGTTGTTGTTCTGGCTTTGTGTTTACCATGGTATAAGAGTACAG GGGGAAAGGAAGTGCTTAACTTTCTATCTGCCCAAATTCTTTATTGTTGGACTGTTGTGGCTGGCCTCTGTTACACTGGGAATATGGCAAAC CGTGAATGAAGTACATGACCCTACATATCAGTACAGGGTTGACACAGGTAATTTCCAG GGAATGAAAATCTTCTTCCTTGTGGTGGCAACCACATACATTCTCTACCTTTTGTTCCTGATAGTGAGGGCATGCTCAGAACTTCGAAACATGCCTTATGTTG ATCTCAGGTTAAAATTCTTGACTGCATTAACCTTTGTAGTGCTTGTCATTAG catTGTTATACTCTACCTACGCTTTGGAGCACAAGTTCTACAGGACAACTTTGTTGCTGAGCTGTCAACTCACTACCAAAACT CAGCAGAATTCTTATCATTTTATGGGTTATTGAACTTTTATCTCTACACATTAGCCTTCGTGTATTCCCCCTCGAAGAATGCACTGTATG AATCACAGTTGAAAGACAATCCTGCATTTTCTATGCTGAATGATTCAGATGATGATGTGATTTATGG GAGTGACTATGAAGAGATGCCTCTTCAGAACGGCCAAGCTATTAGAGCCAAGTATAAAGAAGAGTCTGACAGTGATTGA
- the TMEM181 gene encoding transmembrane protein 181 isoform X1, with the protein MEADFAAFGSPLCGEVKRFCRRVRETYREIQEDLTPYKDDRYYRLAPMRLYTLSKRHFVLVFVVFFICFGLTVFIGIAGPNVIETSVARTDLNNSLKLKPFNLSSPPLSTYNQQLWLTCVVELDQHDVSLKKNVTMTVRVLGVVKDGSTPFVNNQVHNRTRLLSCAQKCSEIIVAHLGYLNYTQYNIFVIFEDRNKLASTIQNITFTWKTYNPTFSQVEIWFRFVFVVLTFMVTCLFAHSLRKFSMRDWGIEQKWMSILLPLLLLYNDPFFPLSFLVNSWFPGMLDDLFQSLFLCALLLFWLCVYHGIRVQGERKCLTFYLPKFFIVGLLWLASVTLGIWQTVNEVHDPTYQYRVDTGNFQGMKIFFLVVATTYILYLLFLIVRACSELRNMPYVDLRLKFLTALTFVVLVISIVILYLRFGAQVLQDNFVAELSTHYQNSAEFLSFYGLLNFYLYTLAFVYSPSKNALYESQLKDNPAFSMLNDSDDDVIYGSDYEEMPLQNGQAIRAKYKEESDSD; encoded by the exons GCTGGCCCCGATGCGATTGTATACGCTGTCCAAAAGGCATTTTGTTCTGGTCTTTGTAGTAttctttatttgttttggtCTGACAGTCTTCATAGGAATAGCAG GTCCTAACGTAATTGAAACTTCTGTAGCAAGAACTGACTTAAATAACAGCTTAAAG CTGAAGCCATTTAATTTAAGTTCGCCACCACTGTCAACTTAcaaccagcagctgtggctgaccTGTGTGGTTGAGTTGGATCAGCACGATG TATCCCTCAAGAAGAATGTGACTATGACAGTCAGAGTGCTGGGAGTGGTGAAGGATGGAAGCACACCATTCGTTAACAACCAAGTTCACAATCGGACGAGGTTACTCAGTTGTGCACAA AAATGCAGTGAAATCATTGTTGCTCACCTGGGCTACCTGAACTACACTCAGTACAACATATTTGTTATCTTTGAAGATCGGAACAAGTTAGCATCCACCATCCAGAATATTACTTTCACA TGGAAGACCTACAATCCAACCTTTTCACAAGTGGAGATATGGTTCCGATTTGTCTTTGTAGTTCTTACTTTTATGGTCACG TGTCTGTTTGCACATTCCCTGCGGAAATTCTCCATGAGAGACTGGGGTATTGAACAGAAATGGATGTCCATCCTACTGCCTCTCTTGCTACTTTACAATG atccatttttccccctttcttttctGGTGAACAGCTGGTTTCCTGGAATGCTGGATGATCTATTCCAGTCACTGTTTCTGTGTGCATTGTTGTTGTTCTGGCTTTGTGTTTACCATGGTATAAGAGTACAG GGGGAAAGGAAGTGCTTAACTTTCTATCTGCCCAAATTCTTTATTGTTGGACTGTTGTGGCTGGCCTCTGTTACACTGGGAATATGGCAAAC CGTGAATGAAGTACATGACCCTACATATCAGTACAGGGTTGACACAGGTAATTTCCAG GGAATGAAAATCTTCTTCCTTGTGGTGGCAACCACATACATTCTCTACCTTTTGTTCCTGATAGTGAGGGCATGCTCAGAACTTCGAAACATGCCTTATGTTG ATCTCAGGTTAAAATTCTTGACTGCATTAACCTTTGTAGTGCTTGTCATTAG catTGTTATACTCTACCTACGCTTTGGAGCACAAGTTCTACAGGACAACTTTGTTGCTGAGCTGTCAACTCACTACCAAAACT CAGCAGAATTCTTATCATTTTATGGGTTATTGAACTTTTATCTCTACACATTAGCCTTCGTGTATTCCCCCTCGAAGAATGCACTGTATG AATCACAGTTGAAAGACAATCCTGCATTTTCTATGCTGAATGATTCAGATGATGATGTGATTTATGG GAGTGACTATGAAGAGATGCCTCTTCAGAACGGCCAAGCTATTAGAGCCAAGTATAAAGAAGAGTCTGACAGTGATTGA
- the TMEM181 gene encoding transmembrane protein 181 isoform X2 — protein MEADFAAFGSPLCGEVKRFCRRVRETYREIQEDLTPYKDDRYYRLAPMRLYTLSKRHFVLVFVVFFICFGLTVFIGIAGPNVIETSVARTDLNNSLKLKPFNLSSPPLSTYNQQLWLTCVVELDQHDVSLKKNVTMTVRVLGVVKDGSTPFVNNQVHNRTRLLSCAQKCSEIIVAHLGYLNYTQYNIFVIFEDRNKLASTIQNITFTWKTYNPTFSQVEIWFRFVFVVLTFMVTCLFAHSLRKFSMRDWGIEQKWMSILLPLLLLYNDPFFPLSFLVNSWFPGMLDDLFQSLFLCALLLFWLCVYHGIRVQGERKCLTFYLPKFFIVGLLWLASVTLGIWQTVNEVHDPTYQYRVDTGNFQGMKIFFLVVATTYILYLLFLIVRACSELRNMPYVDLRLKFLTALTFVVLVISIVILYLRFGAQVLQDNFVAELSTHYQNSAEFLSFYGLLNFYLYTLAFVYSPSKNALYESQLKDNPAFSMLNDSDDDVIYGDCHGTETNR, from the exons GCTGGCCCCGATGCGATTGTATACGCTGTCCAAAAGGCATTTTGTTCTGGTCTTTGTAGTAttctttatttgttttggtCTGACAGTCTTCATAGGAATAGCAG GTCCTAACGTAATTGAAACTTCTGTAGCAAGAACTGACTTAAATAACAGCTTAAAG CTGAAGCCATTTAATTTAAGTTCGCCACCACTGTCAACTTAcaaccagcagctgtggctgaccTGTGTGGTTGAGTTGGATCAGCACGATG TATCCCTCAAGAAGAATGTGACTATGACAGTCAGAGTGCTGGGAGTGGTGAAGGATGGAAGCACACCATTCGTTAACAACCAAGTTCACAATCGGACGAGGTTACTCAGTTGTGCACAA AAATGCAGTGAAATCATTGTTGCTCACCTGGGCTACCTGAACTACACTCAGTACAACATATTTGTTATCTTTGAAGATCGGAACAAGTTAGCATCCACCATCCAGAATATTACTTTCACA TGGAAGACCTACAATCCAACCTTTTCACAAGTGGAGATATGGTTCCGATTTGTCTTTGTAGTTCTTACTTTTATGGTCACG TGTCTGTTTGCACATTCCCTGCGGAAATTCTCCATGAGAGACTGGGGTATTGAACAGAAATGGATGTCCATCCTACTGCCTCTCTTGCTACTTTACAATG atccatttttccccctttcttttctGGTGAACAGCTGGTTTCCTGGAATGCTGGATGATCTATTCCAGTCACTGTTTCTGTGTGCATTGTTGTTGTTCTGGCTTTGTGTTTACCATGGTATAAGAGTACAG GGGGAAAGGAAGTGCTTAACTTTCTATCTGCCCAAATTCTTTATTGTTGGACTGTTGTGGCTGGCCTCTGTTACACTGGGAATATGGCAAAC CGTGAATGAAGTACATGACCCTACATATCAGTACAGGGTTGACACAGGTAATTTCCAG GGAATGAAAATCTTCTTCCTTGTGGTGGCAACCACATACATTCTCTACCTTTTGTTCCTGATAGTGAGGGCATGCTCAGAACTTCGAAACATGCCTTATGTTG ATCTCAGGTTAAAATTCTTGACTGCATTAACCTTTGTAGTGCTTGTCATTAG catTGTTATACTCTACCTACGCTTTGGAGCACAAGTTCTACAGGACAACTTTGTTGCTGAGCTGTCAACTCACTACCAAAACT CAGCAGAATTCTTATCATTTTATGGGTTATTGAACTTTTATCTCTACACATTAGCCTTCGTGTATTCCCCCTCGAAGAATGCACTGTATG AATCACAGTTGAAAGACAATCCTGCATTTTCTATGCTGAATGATTCAGATGATGATGTGATTTATGG GGATTGCCATGGCACTGAAACAAACAGGTAA